DNA from Magnolia sinica isolate HGM2019 chromosome 19, MsV1, whole genome shotgun sequence:
TGTCTAATACttgtgatttttgaaacataCATCCATGATATAGCCCACTTACATGGACAGCCCTGATTGACACATCACTCTGCCAATCTTCTCTGGAGAAATGGTTTAACAAATTCCTCATGGTGGGGGCCCGCAcagctcttatatatatatatatatacacagagCCAACCCAATAGATAACATCtaattggaagggttggatgtcacatttaATTACGCTGAATATTATCCTTTGGGTGGACTTAAAACTTGTTGTCCACCTGTTGCACTCGAGACCTCCTCTTTAGATAATGAGAAGGCTTCAGACGACTGGTTGGACCATGATTTACGGTCCACAAAGAAAATGTCTTTGAACTTACTGTGTTGGTGTGACATCCAACCTTTCCAACAGGTTGGTCTCAACATGAGGGTTGTCTTGTGAAAAAGTCAGCCCCGTCCACTCATTAGGTAGGATGGCCGTACTATAGAAAACAGTTTTTACCTAGTgctaaataacaaaatacaaatgtggtccactcaatggGCGGCTCtcactgatttttgcacaaggtaatCCCAATTATGGGCCAACCTAtcggatgggttggattttacacacacatgaaaggttggggTTCTTTGGTAGGTGGACCGTGATGTATGGTCTAACAGGTTGGACTTGATACCTTCTCTTTTCAAATGACACGACATGGTTTCTTTTATTAAATGGTTTTTTGTGACAGTGATGGCATGTTGCTTGGCGGTCTTATCTAAGCACTATTTGTCTACTTTTCCTGATTGAAATTTCCTGGTCCTGATGCATCTGTCTGCCAGTTCTGTAATGCACCATTCTACGCAGATGGAtatcatggtttggtgatccagaccattgatctgatgggccttaTTGTTTTTGTTGGGATTCCTCAAAAATCTCCATGTTAGACGTTTCTGACCCTTCAATCAATGGCCTACAAAAAGACAGTTTTAAGGAATAAACATACCAGAGGGTCCAATAAAATGAAATTGGTCTGGTTAGGATCTTCTAACACGGAAGAGTTTGGGCTCATTTCCCATTCACGGCTGGTCTTGTATGGGCAGGGTGCATCAGGACTGAGTCAGACTAGGTCGGGGCGAGTCATACCTATCTTGTGTGTATGAGTGTCGCGTTCTAAGTCTCCATATATATTTTTGCAGAGCCTTCATAGAGGATTGGGTAAAGATCTGTTTACCGGCGATGCAGAGGGTAAAAAAAGCGAACAGCGATTTAGCCTTCCCTGAACTATGCACCAAGTGCGAAAAGGTGGGCCCTTtatcaatctaaaccatctatctgcAGTTCCAATGTTTCATCATATAATTTTAGTGTCTGAATATACACTGGAACTCGGTGTATAAACCACCTATATCCATCGATGTGTGCCTGATCGTTTACTCTCATATCAATGGACAGTAGAGCAAAGAGGTATGACGAGTCAGTGCCTCCCGTGTTTGTCAATATGGCACTTGTCAATAGTAGACCCTTCATCAAGAGGGCCCCATGGTGAATATGCCttggccaaaaataaaaaataaaaatctgaatggtccatcaggtggaccattaaaaaaaaatctggcAAGGCTCACCTGGTGAATTTCCTGGATCTTTGCCTACTGTTGGAAGGACTATGTAGGCTACAACAGGCATAGAGCATGGATAGGCACCGACTCGACATGAGCCCATTAATGCAGGATAGCTGACTAATCGAGTCATATTGCGTTTGTCCAAAATCAAACAATTAATCGGACGGCTTAAGAACACATCCAATGTTGTGATTCATTCCATGACGGACCATCCAACAAATGAGCCATGAATGGGATTTTCCAGCGCCCATCTGAGAGGGCACTGGTGCAGTATTTACACGAGTTCCAGTGTCTATTTTGTACAACATGCTCCAAATTCATGGTTGGCGGATCCCACACCGTTTTTATTATAAGTGGCCCACTCGATTAATGGATCTGATTTGCTTGGGTTACTGAATGTGGGTGTGCAGGAAGCAGTGAATGTATCACTTACAAACCTACTAACGTATCCGTTTGTGAAAGAGGGGCTGGTGAATAAAACTCTAGCTCTGCATGGCGGGCACTACGATTTCGTTAAtggatgctttgagatgtggAGTGTTACATACGAATTCACTCCCGTTCTTAAATTATAAGTGTTGATCaacggtgatgatgatgataagagCCTCTTGTTCCCAATCTTTCTGTTTTTGTCCCATAAATCAATGGTGTCTGTCCTTGTGTTGTAAGTTAATATAATAAAGATTATCTGTCTATGTGTGCAGTGTCGCTGGCTTTATTCCCCTTTTATGTACCTTGTGGATTAAGTAAATGTATATGTTAATTAACGTGGTCTGATCATGATTGGATGGCTGGTGTGATTTTAGgaagagtggggcccacaacctggATGGCCTGCACTTGGTGAAAATGGCGGGCCTGGATAATATCAAACGTATGGTGGCATTGATTGTTAAAACTTGGACGTATTGCTTGCAACTCTGACCCTAAGTTTGGCTTGACTCGCCACCACCCCAACCAACCCCCCATTGGGCCTGATCCAAATCTAGACAacgactagagctgggcatcgagtcgagtcgagtcggaccgagttagggctgacccgactcgatccggttttgaaataggcttgacctgaACTAGACTGACTCAGTACTGTGTCCAGCATATATCTAAACCGATCCGAATCCAGGTCTGGcatggactaatccggaccaagtCTAACCCGGTTCGAGTAGGCAccaattcagagagagagagagagagagagagaggagggtgataGTGGTGGGCTTGGACGAGGGTggaagggagtggagaggagagtcAGAGAAGAGAGTGGTCGCCGGATCAAGTTTCAGGTCAAGTTACTGGataacttgaactcggctcattttgagttcggattgggagAAACCTACTCGGTTTGGACCAACTTACCCATTCAGTTCGGGTCAAGTCAGGTCCTAATGAGTAAGACTGAGTCAAGTTATGCAACTCGAGTGATCCCCTGCCCAGCTCTAACACCGACTGTGTGCATTGGTCTGAGCCCCCACAAGTGAGAATTCGAGACCAACCACAGCCCATGACTCATTACCGTGTGGCCCCTATccaacccaaaagaaaaaaagaaaaatcatcaaGCCCAAGTCCAACCTGACCAGATTGAAATTAAATGGATTTCTGCTTTAAGAATGGATTACGGCACATATATCATATGTATCCATTCTCTATTAatttattttgggttttgggcTAGGTAGGGTTGGGTCATCTAGCCCACCCATTAATAAGCATCATGGGTGGGTTAGACGGGGGTTGGAGTCGAGCCTAACCCTTTTTCAATACTTCAATGGGTCACATTTTCTAACCAGAGCCAACCAACAACCCATTTAGCTTGACCCAAACTTGCCTCAGAAGTGGGTCCGGTGAGTTGCTCCACGGGCTCATCTCACCCATTGACACCCATATCTGCAGACCTCCAATTATCCCAAGGAATGAGAATTCAGTTGTAAAGGGAACCTTAATTTGATCCCATTATGGGAAACGATGGACCCCACCCAGGGATTTGTATGGACAGCTACCAAAGCATTAGTAGAAACCAAATAATTTGGTGGTCCAGCAGTCACGTCCGGGCCCCACTAATATATAACTATATGCCGGTTGATAGAGAACCAAATGAAGGAACCCCACATGCCTACCCAAAATCACAAAAGTACAGTCCGAATGTCACGTCTTTTTTTTGGCGGTCCCacatctaaaaaataaaataaaattttatggcAACCACCCTATGTGTTTGATAATTGAGTGGAATTACAGCCgtattttcaattctgacaagtggggcccatgctttAGCAATCCACATTATAACACTAGCCTGTTGCCTCCGGCATGGGTGAACCATGCTCCAAAACCCTCCTCGATGGGGAAAAatcatgtttttctttttctttttattgccaAGCTGACTCAGTCTGACCCACCGAACGATCCCAATTACAGACGAAAGCATGGACTATTACAGAAATCCTAATCATAATGTATGTGAGCATCTGATCTTAGAGAATCCTAAAACTAGAAATCTTGGTCTAAAACTTCGGGCTGGATGAGAAAGAAATGAAGTTTGGCTTGTTGCGCAAAATATCCTAATTCTGCTTCTACTTTGTACTCTGGGAGTGTGTGGAGGTGTGTATAATATTAGAAGTCCTGCAGAAACCCATGATCTTCGGCAAGAGCTAGGCACAGCAATCTaagagatggaaaaaaaaaaaacgtaccaTCTGTATATGAATAAAGAGATGCTCCAGTGCTCCCAGTTGCGTCGGTTTGTTTGGACAGTCCAATTGATTGATTTGAATTGTCCATTAAGTTCAGAACACTGGTCAGATTATCCAATCCATCATTGaaatggccttattttctatagccatccatttCCTAAGCCATGGATGGTATACAAAGgcgattctttagaatcataagcaatttaTGATGGTCCCTAGGAAATAGATGAATCAAATTCTTGCTTAGACCTATTTTTGTCTAAATGGTTTTGACCGTCGTCCACAATTAgggtcattgatcaaatggttaatatttgtcagacTTGTGTGATTTTTTCATGGTACCCATGAAATGTGCATTGGATCCAATGAACAGTCTACATCAATTGATTGGACCTTCAAAGAGTCcctatgcaactaggagcactataagagCACTTGAGCATTACGGGAAGAGGAAAGATGGGAGCCGAGCTTTACCGCATTTGTCACTGAATTCTTTGAATGAGTTTCTCCACCATAATTCTTTGTTGTATCCCGCGGCTCAGCATCTCTGAGTTCATGATTGCATTCCCAACAAGAATGACAGTGCGTGGAGAGGACGCATTCACCTAAAAGAAGAATATACAACTGAATGTTTCACCTAGTATCCAAATGACACACACACAAAATGAGGAAGCACTTTGCTGAAGCCTATGCTCAAGTCCAGACATACCAACCTGGCATGTGCTCGAGACACCCAAGCCGtgaatctggtgggtcccaccatgttgatATGGCCCAAGAATCAGCCCTGTCAACTCATCTAGTGG
Protein-coding regions in this window:
- the LOC131235577 gene encoding uncharacterized protein LOC131235577 isoform X3, with the translated sequence MDGKPPNSKHPTTFVDQAVVPRDIILDLSSMSNQTLKLGEGLRQDCDTIFVMKAGKLRFSKPNKYWVKSSQKRYVPCVGDTVLGIVVDCKPDIGTLLYLRVVKANNSMNPELACTDGECVLSTHCHSCWECNHELRDAEPRDTTKNYGGETHSKNSVTNAIAVPSSCRRSWVSAGLLILYTPPHTPRVQSRSRIRIFCATSQTSFLSHPARSFRPRFLVLGFSKIRCSHTL